One window of Dendropsophus ebraccatus isolate aDenEbr1 chromosome 13, aDenEbr1.pat, whole genome shotgun sequence genomic DNA carries:
- the LOC138770518 gene encoding olfactory receptor 12D1-like has translation MELRAGWNGTSINTFILTGITDLPWLQKPLFIIVLFFYILDVLGNLIIVYIVIRDSSLHYPMYFLLANLSFVDICFSSITVPKMMVGFFMENTITLQGCVAQMYFFHFLGCTEGLLLASMGYDRYIAICYPLRYRKIMRKSVCILLVLASWIIGLSTSLVHAIMTSYLPFCDSNKIKHFFCDVKPVIKLACVDTHLNEALLTNVLGFLSTSTFVLTTVSYVYIIFKLMKIRSSKGRSKAFSTCSSHLTVVILFYGTAMCTYLGPSSENSIEKDRIAAVLFTVITPAINPIIYTLRNQEVKKSMKKLIKNTYL, from the coding sequence ATGGAGCTAAGGGCAGGATGGAATGGAACATCAATAAATACGTTCATCCTGACTGGAATAACCGACCTACCTTGGCTTCAAAAGCCCCTTTTTATTATAGTGCTCTTCTTTTATATTCTTGATGTACTGGGAAACCTCATTATTGTGTACATCGTAattcgggattcttctcttcatTACCCAATGTACTTCCTACTGGCCAACCTTTCCTTTGTGGATATTTGTTTTTCCTCTATCACGGTTCCCAAGATGATGGTTGGCTTCTTCATGGAGAACACTATCACTCTTCAAGGATGTGTTGCTCAAatgtacttttttcactttttggggTGTACAGAAGGCCTGCTGCTGGCATCCATGGGCTATGATAGATATATTGCCATCTGTTATCCACTACGATACAGAAAAATAATGCGAAAAAGTGTGTGTATTCTGTTGGTGTTGGCTTCTTGGATCATTGGTCTTTCCACCTCTCTTGTTCACGCAATAATGACATCATATCTCCCTTTCTGTGACTCAAACAAGATCAAACACTTTTTCTGCGACGTGAAACCAGTGATTAAATTGGCCTGTGTAGACACCCACCTCAATGAGGCCCTTCTGACTAATGTACTTGGTTTTCTAAGCACCAGTACCTTTGTCCTTACTACAGTATCTTATGTCTATATAATCTTTAAACTTATGAAAATCCGTTCATCAAAAGGGAGATCCAAAGCCTTCTCAACCTGTTCCTCTCACCTGACAGTAGTCATCCTGTTTTATGGTACAGCTATGTGCACCTATCTAGGGCCTTCCTCCGAGAACTCCATAGAAAAAGACAGGATAGCTGCTGTATTGTTCACGGTTATCACTCCAGCAATAAATCCAATAATATATACTTTAAGAAATCAGGAGGTTAAGAAATCAATGAAAAAgctaataaaaaatacatatttgtAA
- the LOC138770519 gene encoding olfactory receptor 12D1-like: MEINNVTYVEGFILLGITDIPELQIFLFVFFLMFYLFNLSGNLCIVLIIIIDQSLYKPMYFFLGNLSFLDIFYSTITVPKMLSGLLIGDKRISVFGCIAQLHFFHFQGSTEALLLTSMSYDRYVAICNPLRYHILMGRASCIQLASISWLIGFLYSLSQTIITFRLPYCNRKQVRHFYCDIKPVIKLACTSTEQTELLVSGIFALVAVSTFSLIIVSYMYIGSHLLKIPSRHDRRKAFSTCTSHITVVFLYIGTALCMYLGPTTQDSLEQDRMSAILVTVITPAVNPLIYTLRNKEVKKSLQRILARKRHAKFH; this comes from the coding sequence ATGGAAATAAACAATGTAACCTATGTAGAAGGTTTTATCCTTCTGGGTATCACAGATATACCAGAGCTTCAGAtcttcctttttgtgttttttctaatgttttatctGTTTAATTTATCAGGAAATCTTTGTAttgttcttattattattattgaccaGTCTCTTTATAAGCCAATGTACTTCTTCTTGGGTAATCTCTCGTTCCTGGACATTTTCTACTCAACCATCACTGTACCCAAGATGCTATCTGGCCTTCTCATAGGTGACAAGAGGATATCCGTTTTTGGTTGTATAGCACAACTCCATTTTTTCCACTTCCAGGGAAGCACTGAGGCCCTTCTTCTGACGTCGATGTCTTATGATAGATATGTTGCTATTTGTAACCCTCTGAGATATCACATCCTTATGGGAAGAGCCTCTTGCATCCAGTTGGCTTCCATTTCTTGGCTCATTGGATTTCTATATTCTTTATCACAAACAATTATAACGTTCAGGTTGCCTTATTGTAACAGAAAGCAAGTCAGACATTTCTATTGTGATATAAAACCTGTTATCAAGCTGGCCTGTACAAGTACTGAGCAGACGGAACTTCTAGTGTCAGGTATTTTTGCTTTAGTAGCTGTCAGTACATTTTCATTGATCATTGTGTCCTATATGTACATAGGAAGCCATCTTCTGAAGATTCCATCCAGACATGATAGAcggaaagccttctccacctgtacatCTCACATCACTGTTGTTTTCTTGTATATCGGCACGGCACTATGTATGTATCTGGGTCCGACTACACAGGACTCATTAGAACAAGACAGGATGAGCGCCATATTGGTCACAGTTATTACTCCAGCAGTAAATCCTCTCATTTACACACTGAGAAACAAAGAAGTAAAGAAATCTCTTCAAAGGATATTGGCTCGGAAACGTCATGCAAAATTCCATTGa
- the LOC138770520 gene encoding olfactory receptor 12D1-like: protein MEINNETSVEGFILLGITDTPDLKIFFFVIFLVFYLFNLSGNFFISLLIAIDQSLYKPMYFFLGNLSFLDIFYSTTTVPKMLSGLLIGDKRISVFGCIAQLHFFHFLGSTEALLLTSMSYDRYVAICNPLRYHILMGRTSCIQLASISWLIGFLYSLSQTIITFRLPYCNRKQVRHFYCDIKPVIKLACTSTEQTELLVSGIFAVVAVLTFPWIIVSYMYIGSHLLKIPSRHDRMKAFSTCTSHITVVVLYMGTALCMYLGPTTQDSLEQDKMSAILVTVITPAVNPLIYTLRNKEVKKSLQRILARKCYAKFY from the coding sequence ATGGAAATAAACAATGAGAcatctgtagaaggttttatccTTTTGGGTATCACTGATACACCAGACCTTAAGATCTTTTTCTTTGTGATTTTCCTTGTGTTCTACCTGTTCAACTTATcaggaaatttttttatttctcttctcATTGCCATTGACCAGTCTCTTTATAAGCCAATGTACTTCTTCTTGGGTAATCTTTCGTTCCTGGACATTTTCTACTCAACCACCACTGTACCCAAGATGCTATCTGGCCTTCTCATAGGTGACAAGAGGATATCCGTTTTTGGTTGTATAGCACAactccatttttttcacttcctgggaAGCACTGAGGCCCTTCTTCTGACGTCGATGTCTTATGATAGATATGTTGCTATTTGTAACCCTCTGAGATATCACATCCTTATGGGAAGAACATCTTGCATCCAGTTGGCTTCCATTTCTTGGCTCATTGGATTTCTATATTCTTTATCACAAACAATTATAACGTTCAGGTTGCCTTATTGTAACAGAAAGCAAGTCAGACATTTCTATTGTGACATAAAACCTGTTATCAAGCTGGCCTGTACAAGTACCGAGCAGACAGAACTTCTAGTGTCAGGTATTTTTGCTGTGGTTGCTGTCCTTACTTTCCCATGGATCATTGTGTCTTATATGTACATAGGAAGCCATCTTCTGAAGATTCCATCCAGACATGATAGAatgaaagccttctccacctgtacatCTCACATTACTGTTGTTGTTTTATATATGGGAACAGCACTATGTATGTATCTGGGTCCGACCACTCAGGATTCATTAGAACAAGACAAGATGAGCGCCATATTGGTCACAGTTATTACTCCAGCAGTAAATCCTCTCATTTATACACTGAGAAACAAAGAAGTGAAGAAATCTCTTCAAAGGATATTGGCTCGGAAATGTTATGCAAAATTCTATTGA